TTTGACGCTCATGGCGGCGGGCATGGAGCTTTCGGTGATCGCGATCATCGGCATCATCATGCTGGTGGGCATCGTGAAGAAGAACGCGATCATGATGATCGACGTGGCGCTGGAACGCCGGCGCGCCGGCGCGGCGGCGCAGGATGCCATCCGCGAGGCGGCGCTGCTGCGTTTCAGGCCCATCATGATGACGACGCTCGCCGCCATCTTCGGCGTGCTGCCCATCGCGCTCGGCGCGGGCGCGGGCTCCGAGCTGCGCCAGCCGCTGGGCGTCGCGGTCGTCGGCGGGCTCCTGGTGTCACAGCTGCTCACGCTGTTCATCACGCCGGTGATCTATCTCTATCTCGACCGGCTGGACGCTATCGTGCACCACGCGGTCTCCGGCCGGCATGATGATCGTGCCCACCCGCCCCGTCCCGCGCCCGCGGAACGAATTGCGGCGGAGTAGGGGGCATGCTACCGGGCCGCGCATGCGGGTCGGTGGTACCTCCGGGTGTTGCACCCGCGCCCCATGACGGGATGATTAACGGGTGTGACCAAATCTTGGCCATGCCCGGCAATTGCCCCAAGGTCGCCTGTTTGTTATCCGGAAAAAGACGAGGTTTGCGCGCGGGCGGCTGCGCGCCTTGATCCGGGGGCGGGGCATGAATCTGAAGTATCGGCCGGATATCGATGGCTTGCGGGCCGTTGCAGTCGTGGTCGCCCTGCTGTTTCACGCCCACATCCCGCCGTTCCGGGGCGGCTTCATCGGCGTGGACATCTTCTTCGTCCTGTCCGGCTACCTCATCACCTCGATCCTCTACAACGACATGATGAAGGGCGAGTTCTCGCTCGTCGACTTCTACGACCGCCGCATCCGCCGCATTTTCCCGGCGCTGTTCGTGGTGCTGCCGGTGAGCACCTTCGTCGCCGCCTTCCTGCTGATGCCGCGGCAGATGGTGCAGTTCGCGGAATCCATCATTCCCTCCGCGCTGTTCTACGCCAACATCCACTTCCAGGGACTGATGAGCTATTTCGGCCCCAAGGCCGACGAGACGCCGCTGCTGCACCTGTGGTCGCTGGCGGTGGAGGAGCAGTATTACATCTTCTTCCCGCTGCTCATGTTCGCCTTCCTGAAGGTCGGCGGGCGCGTCACCCTCGGCCCGCGCCGGATGGCGATCCTCGGCTTCCTCATCATCACGGTCGTGTCCGGCGTCTACGCGGAGCTGAGCGCGCGCACCCAGCCCACCGCGTCCTTCTTCCTGCTGCAGAGCCGCGCCTGGGAGCTTCTGGTCGGCGCGCTGCTGGCGCTGGTGCACATGCCGAAGGTGTCGGAAAAGGCCGCGAACTGGATCGGCGTCGCGGGACTGACGGCCATCGTGGTGCCGGTCTTCGCCTACGGCCACGACATGACCTTCCCCGGCCTGTCCGCCGCGCCCATCGTGTTCGGAACGGCGGCGGTGATCTATGCCGGCACCATCAACATGGGCGGCTACGCCAACTGGTTCCTCAGCCGCCCGCCGGTGGTCTATGTCGGCCGCATCTCCTATGCGCTTTATCTGTGGCATTGGCCGCTGCTGGTGTTCGGCACCATCTGGAAGGGCCGCGCGCTGACCTATTTCGAGGGCGGTGGTCTGCTCATCGTCGCCTTCATCTTCGCCGCGCTGTCTCTGAAATATGTCGAGACGCCGCTGCGCCACGCCGGCTCGCTGGGCGGCAAGCGCCGGGCGCGCTTCGCGGTGGGCATCATGGCCATGGCCATGACGCTGGCGGTGGGCGTGCTGTTCGAGCGCCTGGGCGGCGGCTTCTATCCCATCTCACCGCTGGGCGCGCGCGCCGAGGCGGCGATGGAGGACAAGAGCCCCTTCAGCCGTACCTGCAACAATTCGCCGAAGGGCTGGAGCGCCGCCGCGCTCAATCCGGCCTCGGCCTGCTCGGTGGGACCCGACGCGGCCAAGGGCGAGTATGACGTGGTAGTGTGGGGGGATTCCCACGCTGGCGCCTCCTTCATCGGCATCGCCGAGCAAGTGGCCGCCCTCGGCCACACCGCACGCCTCCAGACCATGGCCGGCTGCCCGCCCCTGATCGGCGGCCAGGCGCACCGCGACGACATGCCGAGTTGGACCTGCACCGCCTTCAATTCCGAGGTGCTGGATGAAATCCGCCGCGTGAAGCCCCAGGTCGCCGTGCTGGTCGGCCGCTGGGCCATGTGGACCAGCAAGGCCGGCCCCGCCTTCACCCTCACCTCCGACGAGGTGCCCGGCGGCGACGTGCGCTCCAAGGCGGTGAGCCAGAAGGTCTTCGCCCACATGCTGGACCGCACCCTGAAGGAACTCTCCGGCCTCGGCATCCATGTGGTGCTGGTGGGACAGACGCCGGAGTTCGGCCGCTCCCCGGGCCGATGCGTCGCCGAGAGCGAATTCTACAAGCGCAATCTCGGCAACTGCCTGGAACTGCCGAGCGCATCGGTGGACAAGGTGGTGGGCATCGGCAACGAGATGATCACCAAGGCGGCGGCGACTTATCCCGGCACCACCACTTTCCTGCTCTCCGATGTCTTCTGCCGCAACGGCACCTGCCGCGCCGGGGAGGGGGAGCAGTTCTATTATGTGGACGCCGACCACCTCTCCGCCACCGGCGCCCACCACATGAGCCGTGACCCGGCCCTGCGCACGGCCCTGCTCAAGGCGCTGGGCGAAGGCGGCAACACCAGCGCCTCCCTCGCGCCGGCGACCGGCGAAGGACGCACGGCCAAGGACTGACCGCCAAGGAATCACCGCCAAGGACTGACCGGCAAGGATCGGCACGCGGCGGACGTTGCCGCGGCCCCTGCCGCCACCGGACTCGCTCTGCTGAAGCGCGGCCGTGGACCTGACCGCACGACGCTGCGTCAGGCCGGACGCCGCGCCGCGCGCTCCCGGCGCGCGATTTGCCCCGGCCGAATTTTGCCGGTAAGGCGGTCGCCGCGGGGGCGTGCGCGTATGGCGCGCCGATCAAGGACACCAGGATGAGTCTGGCCTACCGGTCCGACATCGACGGCCTTCGGGCCATCGCCGTCGGCAGCGTGGTTCTGTTCCATGCACGCATACCGCCCTTCACCGGGGGCTATATCGGCGTCGACGTCTTCTTCGTCATCTCCGGCTTTCTCATCACGTCCATCCTCCATCAGGAGATGACGGCGGGCACCTATTCGCTGGCGGATTTCTACGACCGCCGCATCCGCCGCATCTTCCCCGCGCTCTTCCTCATGATGGCGGCGACCACCCTGTTCGCGGCGCTCATCCTGATGCCGCGGCAGATGCAGGGCTATGTGGGCACGCTGGTGCCCTCGGCCCTGTTCTTCGCCAACATCCATTTCGAGAACCTGCTCAACTATTTCGGTCCCGCCGCAGACGAGGTGCCGCTGCTGCATCTGTGGTCGCTGGCGGTGGAGGAGCAGTTCTACATTTTCTTCCCCCTCGTCCTGTTCGTGCTGATGAAGCTGGGCGGCCGCCGGCTGGCGGTCGGCGGGCTCACGCTCATCGCGCTCGCCTCGCTCGCCTATGCCGAGAGCATCGTGGAGAGCGAGCAGTCGGCCGCCTTCTTCCTGCTCCAGAGCCGGGCGTGGGAATTGCTCGCGGGCTCGCTGCTCGCCATGGTCACGCTGCCACGCCTGCCGGAGAAAGCCGCCTCCTGGCTCGGCATCGCCGGGGCGGCGGCCATCGTCATCCCCGTGTTCGCCTACGACAAGCAGACGGTCTTCCCCGGCCTGTGGGCGCTCCCGCCGGTGCTGGGCGCGGTGGCGATCATCCATTCCGGCGCCTTCGCGCCGCGCGGCATCGTCGCCCGCGCGCTGAGCCTGAAGGGCATGGTCTATGTGGGCCGCATCTCCTACGCGCTCTATCTGTGGCACTGGCCCATGCTGGTGCTCATTGCGATCTGGAAGGGGCGGCACACCACCTATATCGAATCGGGCATCGTCATCCTCGCGGCGGGCGTCATCTCCGGCCTGTCGCTGAAATATGTGGAGACGCCGCTGCGGCGCGGCAGCGCGCTGGGTGGGCGGCGGCTTCTGCGCATCGGCGCGGGGGCCTGCGCCATTCTCCTCACCGTGGGCGTCGCGCTGGCCCTGCAGAAGGTCGGCCGGGGCGTCTTCCCCATCTCCCCTCTCGGCGCGGCGGCCGAGGCGGCGGCCGACGACCGCAGCGTGTTCCAGCGCAGCTGCAACAACAACGCCCGCTTCTGGACCCCCGACCAGATGCAGCCCATCGCCCTCTGCGCGCGCGGCCCGGGGGCTGCGACGGGCAGCTATGACGTGCTGGTGTGGGGCGATTCCCACGCCGGCGCGACCTTCCTCGGCCTCGCGGAGGCGGTGGAGAAGCTCGGGCTCACGGCGCGGCTCCAGACCATGGCCGGCTGCCCGCCGCTGGTGGGCGGCATCGCCCGGCAGGAGCACAACAACGGCGCCGTCTGCGCCAGCTACGTCAACGCCGTGATGGACGAGATTCGCCGCGTCAAGCCCAAGGTGGTGGTTCTGGTGAGCCGCTGGTCCCTGTGGACCACCCTGTCCGGCAAGGGCTTCGCGCTGGTCAGCCCCGAGGTGCCGGGCGGCACCGCCCGCGACCGGGCCTCAAGTGAGCGGGTGTTCGCCCACATGATGGAGCGCACGGTCGCCGAACTGCGCAAGATTGGGCCGCAGGTGATCGTGCTGGGCCAGTCGCCGGAATACA
The nucleotide sequence above comes from Xanthobacter flavus. Encoded proteins:
- a CDS encoding acyltransferase family protein, which codes for MSLAYRSDIDGLRAIAVGSVVLFHARIPPFTGGYIGVDVFFVISGFLITSILHQEMTAGTYSLADFYDRRIRRIFPALFLMMAATTLFAALILMPRQMQGYVGTLVPSALFFANIHFENLLNYFGPAADEVPLLHLWSLAVEEQFYIFFPLVLFVLMKLGGRRLAVGGLTLIALASLAYAESIVESEQSAAFFLLQSRAWELLAGSLLAMVTLPRLPEKAASWLGIAGAAAIVIPVFAYDKQTVFPGLWALPPVLGAVAIIHSGAFAPRGIVARALSLKGMVYVGRISYALYLWHWPMLVLIAIWKGRHTTYIESGIVILAAGVISGLSLKYVETPLRRGSALGGRRLLRIGAGACAILLTVGVALALQKVGRGVFPISPLGAAAEAAADDRSVFQRSCNNNARFWTPDQMQPIALCARGPGAATGSYDVLVWGDSHAGATFLGLAEAVEKLGLTARLQTMAGCPPLVGGIARQEHNNGAVCASYVNAVMDEIRRVKPKVVVLVSRWSLWTTLSGKGFALVSPEVPGGTARDRASSERVFAHMMERTVAELRKIGPQVIVLGQSPEYKPAPAGCVATREFNQTGGSDACMSQPLAKAMKIVGPANEVILATAGRHDGAAAFRMADIFCRDDRCTAGEGARFYYVDGDHLSVTGTRHAFENKALRQTLLAALAAGGAKLPAPND
- a CDS encoding acyltransferase family protein — its product is MNLKYRPDIDGLRAVAVVVALLFHAHIPPFRGGFIGVDIFFVLSGYLITSILYNDMMKGEFSLVDFYDRRIRRIFPALFVVLPVSTFVAAFLLMPRQMVQFAESIIPSALFYANIHFQGLMSYFGPKADETPLLHLWSLAVEEQYYIFFPLLMFAFLKVGGRVTLGPRRMAILGFLIITVVSGVYAELSARTQPTASFFLLQSRAWELLVGALLALVHMPKVSEKAANWIGVAGLTAIVVPVFAYGHDMTFPGLSAAPIVFGTAAVIYAGTINMGGYANWFLSRPPVVYVGRISYALYLWHWPLLVFGTIWKGRALTYFEGGGLLIVAFIFAALSLKYVETPLRHAGSLGGKRRARFAVGIMAMAMTLAVGVLFERLGGGFYPISPLGARAEAAMEDKSPFSRTCNNSPKGWSAAALNPASACSVGPDAAKGEYDVVVWGDSHAGASFIGIAEQVAALGHTARLQTMAGCPPLIGGQAHRDDMPSWTCTAFNSEVLDEIRRVKPQVAVLVGRWAMWTSKAGPAFTLTSDEVPGGDVRSKAVSQKVFAHMLDRTLKELSGLGIHVVLVGQTPEFGRSPGRCVAESEFYKRNLGNCLELPSASVDKVVGIGNEMITKAAATYPGTTTFLLSDVFCRNGTCRAGEGEQFYYVDADHLSATGAHHMSRDPALRTALLKALGEGGNTSASLAPATGEGRTAKD